In a single window of the Massilia oculi genome:
- a CDS encoding hemagglutinin repeat-containing protein, with protein sequence MDLNAPHKRLGDGFYEQRLVREQLSELTGHSSSGASDDSVYKELLTNGASAAHEFGLRPGIGLSADQVARLTSDIVWMVSENVQLPDGRVETVLVPKVYVAHAGKDAVKAGGALVTGDGVSINVTESIANLGGVIDGGSGRTVLVAGRDIVNSGGTIAGGSVSIKAGGDVRNESLTVKESWATSQNGGSHTSLSDPAGIVATGDLVIEAGRDLVDLAGKITAGNAFITAGNDIRFDTIKTGSTYESQISGYTQNDSSIKHELSQINIGGDLGMKAGGSLNLTGTQVAIRASGSGTGWLSAGKDVNIAAVVNEVNTSQYNDPSSKMHDRQVHQNQTVVGANVASAGDLAVKAGTGGAGSLNIVASGLKAGDALQVSAADDVNLISAQERHLSDTAINRTSSSMLRDKTTQQTDYIDLSKSVAGSLSGNTIAVDAGNDINVRGSFIAGTGDVDLVAGGPVNIVAGINTLTEKHHTEVKESGFLSGGGFGISYGERTTTTDQARDATTQSMDARSMVGSVDGNLNIKASKAVIIRLSCDRLTLSCDPKQTFRSRVLERRLAIAQVAMISAQDSFGRWQK encoded by the coding sequence ATGGATCTGAACGCGCCCCACAAGCGACTGGGCGACGGTTTCTACGAGCAGCGCCTGGTGCGCGAGCAGCTGTCCGAGCTGACCGGCCACTCGTCGTCGGGCGCGAGCGACGACAGTGTGTACAAGGAACTCCTGACCAACGGCGCCAGCGCGGCGCACGAGTTCGGCCTGCGCCCGGGGATCGGCCTGAGCGCCGACCAGGTGGCGCGCCTGACCAGCGACATCGTGTGGATGGTGAGCGAGAACGTCCAGCTGCCGGACGGCCGCGTCGAGACCGTGCTGGTGCCGAAGGTGTATGTGGCGCACGCCGGCAAGGACGCGGTGAAGGCCGGCGGCGCGCTGGTGACCGGTGATGGGGTGTCGATTAATGTGACCGAGAGCATCGCCAATCTGGGCGGGGTGATCGATGGAGGGAGCGGTCGGACCGTGCTGGTGGCGGGGCGGGATATCGTCAATAGCGGCGGCACCATTGCTGGCGGCAGCGTCTCCATCAAGGCTGGCGGTGACGTACGCAACGAGTCCTTGACCGTCAAGGAGAGCTGGGCCACGTCGCAGAACGGCGGCAGCCACACGTCTCTGTCGGACCCGGCCGGCATCGTCGCCACTGGTGACCTGGTCATCGAGGCGGGACGGGATCTGGTTGACCTGGCCGGCAAGATCACTGCTGGTAATGCGTTCATCACGGCGGGCAACGACATTCGCTTCGACACGATCAAAACCGGCAGCACCTATGAGTCGCAGATCAGCGGCTATACGCAGAACGACAGCAGCATCAAGCACGAGCTTAGCCAGATCAACATTGGCGGCGATCTGGGGATGAAGGCGGGGGGCAGCCTGAACCTGACGGGCACCCAGGTGGCGATCCGGGCGAGCGGCAGCGGGACGGGTTGGCTTTCTGCGGGCAAGGATGTGAACATCGCGGCGGTGGTCAACGAGGTCAATACCAGCCAGTACAACGATCCATCGAGCAAGATGCATGACAGGCAGGTGCATCAGAACCAGACAGTGGTTGGCGCTAACGTGGCTTCCGCAGGTGACTTGGCAGTCAAGGCGGGCACTGGCGGTGCGGGTTCGCTCAATATCGTGGCCAGCGGCCTCAAGGCCGGCGATGCGCTGCAGGTATCGGCAGCCGATGATGTGAACCTGATCTCTGCCCAGGAACGACATCTGTCGGACACGGCGATCAACCGTACATCGAGCAGCATGTTGCGCGACAAGACGACGCAACAGACGGATTACATCGACTTGAGCAAGTCGGTCGCTGGAAGCCTGTCAGGCAATACGATCGCTGTCGATGCAGGTAACGATATCAATGTGCGCGGCAGCTTCATCGCGGGCACCGGCGATGTCGATCTCGTCGCGGGCGGGCCCGTCAACATCGTGGCCGGCATTAACACCTTGACGGAGAAGCACCATACGGAGGTCAAGGAAAGCGGCTTCCTGAGTGGGGGAGGCTTTGGCATCAGCTACGGTGAGCGCACCACGACGACCGACCAGGCGCGTGACGCGACGACCCAGAGCATGGATGCGCGCAGCATGGTCGGCTCGGTCGACGGCAACCTGAACATCAAGGCCAGCAAAGCAGTAATCATCCGGCTGTCCTGCGACAGGTTAACGCTGAGCTGCGACCCAAAGCAAACCTTCAGGAGCCGCGTATTGGAAAGGCGGTTAGCAATCGCACAAGTTGCGATGATATCGGCTCAAGATAGCTTTGGTCGATGGCAAAAATAA
- a CDS encoding WapI family immunity protein, which translates to MDKLLADLRGEAILECMEPEIAVTLRAKSLGAIEMEVRITPDQSTQEHRFIFAIDQSYLEPISSQLVRLLTAFPIRGS; encoded by the coding sequence GTGGACAAGCTGCTCGCGGACCTGAGGGGCGAGGCGATACTCGAATGCATGGAGCCCGAGATTGCAGTGACGTTAAGGGCGAAATCTTTGGGCGCAATCGAAATGGAAGTGCGGATCACGCCAGACCAATCGACTCAAGAGCACCGGTTTATTTTTGCCATCGACCAAAGCTATCTTGAGCCGATATCATCGCAACTTGTGCGATTGCTAACCGCCTTTCCAATACGCGGCTCCTGA
- a CDS encoding MBL fold metallo-hydrolase — protein sequence MELIFLGTSSGTPTRQRNMSGLALRLRGARSWVLVDCAEGTQHRILRTPLSVMSLRAVFITHMHGDHCYGLPGLLASAGMLGRSEPLAIVGPQPLRAMIECIMQASELNLPFPLAWLTPDDLAHGPLLPEFAVDATALSHRIPSWAYGFTEAAIERRLDTEKLRADAVPSSALWGEIQQSRDVVLPDGRAIKALDYLLPPRRARRIVVAGDNDSPELLTASAGSADVLVHEATYTEEVLQKIGPGPQHSSAMRVAQFAAGAGVHNLVLTHFSPRYQDGGPLPLALLEEEARAQYGGKLLLARDLDHYVLDRTGELRLAVE from the coding sequence CAATATGTCCGGCCTGGCGCTGCGCCTGCGCGGCGCGCGCTCGTGGGTGCTGGTCGACTGCGCCGAAGGCACCCAGCACCGCATCCTGCGCACCCCGCTGTCGGTGATGAGCCTGCGCGCCGTGTTCATCACCCATATGCACGGCGACCACTGTTACGGCCTGCCGGGTCTGCTGGCCAGCGCCGGCATGCTGGGCCGTAGCGAACCCCTGGCGATCGTCGGCCCGCAGCCTCTGCGCGCCATGATCGAATGCATCATGCAGGCCAGCGAACTGAACCTGCCCTTTCCGCTTGCCTGGCTGACTCCCGACGACCTGGCGCATGGCCCGCTGCTGCCGGAATTCGCGGTCGACGCCACTGCGCTGTCGCACCGTATCCCGTCCTGGGCCTATGGCTTCACCGAGGCCGCGATCGAACGCAGGCTCGACACCGAGAAACTGCGCGCCGATGCAGTGCCATCGTCGGCGCTGTGGGGCGAGATCCAGCAGAGCCGCGACGTGGTCCTGCCGGACGGCCGCGCGATCAAGGCGCTTGATTACCTGCTGCCGCCGCGGCGCGCGCGCCGCATCGTGGTGGCCGGCGACAACGACAGCCCGGAACTGCTGACCGCCAGCGCCGGCAGCGCCGACGTGCTGGTGCACGAGGCGACCTATACCGAGGAAGTGCTGCAGAAGATCGGTCCCGGCCCGCAGCACAGCTCGGCCATGCGGGTCGCGCAGTTCGCTGCAGGGGCGGGCGTGCACAATCTGGTGCTGACGCATTTCAGTCCGCGTTACCAGGATGGCGGGCCGCTGCCGCTGGCGCTGCTCGAGGAGGAGGCGCGCGCGCAGTATGGCGGCAAGCTGCTGCTGGCGCGCGATCTCGATCATTACGTACTGGATCGCACTGGCGAACTGCGGCTGGCGGTTGAGTAA